The following proteins are co-located in the Paludibaculum fermentans genome:
- a CDS encoding alkaline phosphatase family protein, which produces MVSLDGLGHQALTTDPVAQELTVLRDSMARGASAAGMQAAFPSTTANSHAALWTGCYGDVNHITTNNPPLLPRSAHTILERGNGFLATQLDAEAIWVAAARQGRSSVAHQPTQGYPFTPMNSGHGAIVLNGYQTRLLAPHGLFTLKNTEAQPDGSIRIQHGPLSLRAERRNGTLRISVSGSKEFVDVRPAAVEKELPRQRPLARYFSAGLAITQPVPGVLYFRLFELTPASFRLYVSPLQELAMTQPLPALFRDAGGFIGNGPEALMQQGTLSEPEYLEAVELVIRQMTRHAAWLHARYQPRFFQSYLPFPDEFEHSWLGYSRNGQKSIDQFRRWGYIAVNRGAAEFAKLARKSDHLLWVSDHGMAPVTRYVSVHEVLRRAGLGEKASYLYNSILVNTTDWKGGVVPTAERAKVVEQARQALAAIQENGKPVFTAFFTPERDGAKYGIGGPAGGDLYFDLAPGYAASGRPNPALFDANTKPRGVHGFFPGRPDMQAICILRGPRVKPGTTWPQLRSIQVAPLVVDLLGMDPPSGAKAASPLHR; this is translated from the coding sequence ATGGTCTCCCTTGACGGACTCGGTCACCAGGCCCTCACAACCGACCCTGTCGCCCAGGAACTGACCGTCCTGCGTGACTCGATGGCCCGCGGAGCCAGCGCCGCCGGCATGCAGGCGGCCTTCCCCTCCACTACCGCCAACTCGCATGCCGCCCTGTGGACAGGGTGCTACGGCGACGTCAACCACATCACCACCAACAACCCGCCCCTGCTGCCCCGTTCGGCGCACACCATCCTGGAACGCGGCAACGGCTTCCTGGCAACCCAGCTTGACGCGGAGGCCATCTGGGTCGCCGCCGCCCGCCAGGGGCGGTCCTCTGTCGCGCATCAGCCCACGCAAGGCTACCCGTTCACACCCATGAACTCGGGCCACGGCGCCATCGTCCTGAACGGCTACCAGACCCGCCTGCTGGCACCGCACGGCCTCTTCACTCTCAAGAACACGGAGGCGCAACCCGACGGCTCCATTCGCATCCAGCACGGCCCGCTCTCGCTCCGCGCTGAACGCCGCAACGGCACGCTGCGTATCTCCGTTTCCGGATCGAAGGAGTTCGTGGACGTCCGGCCTGCCGCCGTCGAAAAAGAACTGCCCCGCCAGCGGCCGCTCGCCCGCTACTTCAGCGCCGGCCTCGCCATCACGCAACCCGTCCCCGGGGTCCTGTACTTCCGGCTCTTCGAGCTCACGCCAGCCTCCTTCCGCCTCTACGTCTCGCCCCTGCAGGAACTGGCCATGACGCAACCGCTGCCCGCGCTCTTCCGCGACGCCGGCGGTTTTATCGGCAACGGACCCGAGGCGCTGATGCAGCAGGGCACGCTGAGCGAGCCCGAGTACCTGGAGGCTGTCGAACTCGTCATTCGCCAGATGACCCGTCATGCCGCATGGCTGCACGCCCGCTACCAGCCGCGCTTCTTCCAAAGTTACCTGCCCTTCCCCGATGAATTTGAACACTCCTGGCTCGGGTATTCGCGCAATGGCCAGAAGTCGATCGACCAGTTCCGCCGCTGGGGCTACATCGCCGTCAATCGCGGAGCCGCCGAGTTCGCCAAGCTTGCCCGCAAATCCGACCATCTGTTGTGGGTCTCCGATCACGGCATGGCTCCGGTCACACGTTATGTCTCTGTCCACGAGGTGCTTCGCCGCGCCGGCCTGGGCGAGAAGGCGTCGTATCTCTACAACTCGATCCTCGTGAACACGACGGACTGGAAGGGCGGAGTTGTGCCAACGGCGGAGCGCGCCAAGGTCGTCGAACAGGCGCGTCAGGCGCTGGCCGCGATCCAGGAAAATGGCAAACCGGTCTTCACAGCCTTCTTCACACCGGAGCGGGATGGAGCAAAGTACGGCATCGGAGGACCCGCGGGAGGCGACCTCTACTTCGACCTGGCGCCAGGCTACGCCGCCTCCGGCCGCCCGAACCCGGCTTTATTCGATGCGAATACCAAACCCAGGGGCGTCCATGGCTTCTTCCCCGGCCGTCCCGACATGCAGGCCATTTGCATCCTGCGGGGCCCGCGCGTCAAGCCGGGAACCACGTGGCCGCAGCTCCGCTCGATCCAGGTGGCCCCGCTGGTCGTCGACCTGTTGGGGATGGACCCGCCGTCCGGCGCGAAGGCCGCCTCGCCCCTGCACCGATAA
- a CDS encoding sugar phosphate isomerase/epimerase family protein: MNRRAFLSSTSAAAAAALAPQLSQAAPSSPARMKPAICAYSFRKELQDKSMTYEDLITKCVEWNIDGIDMTVYWFPNTSAEWLHNLRRLAYRNGVSIYSIAVRTELTKPNQADRDAEVASIARWVDVADMLGATHIRVFGGTVPKTTTEEQAVPWVVECLKRGADIAAAKGIILGLENHGGICTRADRILEMVTKVNSPWVGINLDTGNFKDHAFEQMQQCLPHAVNVQMKAEMTYDDGKTGPQDWDRVVKLIGGGGYKGYLSLEYEAKEPSAVAVPKGLAEIRKLTHKYSV; the protein is encoded by the coding sequence ATGAACCGTCGAGCCTTCCTCTCCTCCACATCCGCCGCGGCCGCCGCGGCCCTGGCCCCGCAACTCTCCCAGGCCGCTCCATCCTCCCCGGCCCGCATGAAGCCCGCCATCTGCGCCTACTCCTTCCGCAAAGAGCTGCAGGACAAGTCGATGACGTATGAGGATCTCATCACCAAGTGCGTGGAGTGGAACATTGACGGCATCGACATGACCGTCTACTGGTTCCCCAATACCAGCGCGGAATGGCTCCACAACCTGCGCCGGCTGGCCTACCGCAACGGCGTCTCCATCTACTCCATCGCCGTGCGCACGGAGCTCACGAAACCCAACCAGGCCGATCGTGATGCGGAAGTCGCCTCCATCGCCCGCTGGGTGGATGTGGCCGACATGCTCGGCGCGACTCACATCCGCGTCTTCGGAGGCACGGTCCCCAAGACCACGACGGAAGAGCAAGCGGTGCCTTGGGTGGTGGAATGCCTGAAGCGCGGAGCCGACATCGCCGCGGCCAAGGGTATCATCCTTGGACTCGAGAACCACGGCGGCATCTGCACCAGGGCCGATCGCATTCTAGAAATGGTGACGAAGGTGAACTCGCCCTGGGTCGGCATCAACCTCGACACCGGCAATTTCAAGGACCACGCCTTTGAGCAGATGCAGCAGTGCCTGCCCCATGCGGTCAATGTTCAGATGAAGGCGGAGATGACCTACGACGACGGCAAGACCGGCCCGCAGGACTGGGACCGTGTCGTTAAGCTGATCGGGGGCGGAGGCTACAAAGGCTACCTCTCCCTCGAGTACGAAGCGAAGGAGCCCAGCGCCGTCGCCGTCCCTAAGGGCTTGGCCGAGATCCGCAAGCTCACCCACAAATACTCGGTCTGA
- a CDS encoding DUF6807 domain-containing protein, producing the protein MRTSLLLALAAATCLSAQVRFAPDAISVNIDGKPFTTFHYGDNAGKPFLAPLYSASGKIVTRGFPMQMLPGESRDHLHHRGLWFTYDDVNGVKFWENDPTYTKGRIGRVVVRDAKWKDATAKGPGTLTAVMEWRDPDGKVLLNENREMLFYSDPTLRIIDFNITLTAATEVTLGDTKEGAFAIRLAENFTERKGGRMVNSNGQAGMANVWGKRAAWVDYTAEVDGERLGVAIFDHPKNPNSPTYWHARDYGLFSLNPFGQNAFDPAMEERKTKLAPGQKLQLRWRVVIHPGDAESGHVADLFKQYAAR; encoded by the coding sequence ATGCGCACTTCTCTCCTTCTCGCCTTGGCCGCGGCCACGTGCCTCTCCGCCCAGGTCCGCTTCGCCCCCGATGCCATCTCCGTAAACATCGACGGGAAGCCCTTCACCACCTTCCACTACGGCGACAACGCCGGAAAGCCGTTCCTCGCGCCGCTCTATTCCGCCTCCGGTAAAATCGTCACCCGGGGCTTCCCGATGCAGATGCTCCCCGGCGAGAGCCGCGACCATCTGCACCACCGCGGCCTTTGGTTCACCTATGACGACGTCAATGGCGTGAAGTTCTGGGAGAACGACCCCACCTACACCAAGGGCCGCATTGGCCGCGTGGTGGTCCGCGACGCCAAGTGGAAGGATGCTACCGCCAAAGGCCCTGGAACACTCACCGCAGTCATGGAATGGCGCGATCCCGACGGCAAGGTCCTGCTCAATGAGAACCGCGAGATGCTGTTCTATTCGGATCCGACCCTGCGCATCATTGACTTCAACATCACACTCACAGCCGCCACCGAAGTGACCCTTGGCGACACCAAGGAAGGCGCGTTCGCCATCCGCCTCGCCGAGAACTTCACGGAACGCAAAGGCGGCAGGATGGTGAACTCCAACGGGCAGGCCGGCATGGCCAACGTGTGGGGCAAGCGTGCGGCCTGGGTCGACTACACCGCGGAAGTGGACGGCGAGCGCCTGGGCGTCGCGATCTTCGATCACCCGAAGAACCCGAACTCACCCACCTACTGGCACGCCCGCGACTACGGGCTCTTCTCCCTGAACCCCTTCGGCCAGAACGCCTTCGACCCAGCCATGGAGGAGCGTAAGACCAAACTGGCGCCCGGCCAGAAGCTTCAACTCCGCTGGCGCGTCGTGATCCACCCCGGGGATGCCGAATCCGGTCACGTGGCGGACCTGTTCAAGCAGTACGCGGCACGCTGA
- a CDS encoding PEP-CTERM sorting domain-containing protein: MRRSIVGLVFSFLVGVPSYAVPVYYQYNLGALGAANADAGNQYDPSNPGAWTGIWGGNLFSKGNVNVAFNSASKTSDPALQSDSRLDSVPFSIATSGNQSWSARRAVIDQGLASDAPVSLQLDTNVNNAQVVFLMMNTTWGRNSPSVEIVLQFKNGPDVTYTLSGGTQIRDSNDSQVNTNLLLWPNSINTNLISNSTGGQTASVNDQTYDMSYQSKPFRDYRDVVGLFIDPAYAMDTLTGIIIRDIGQNSGSGYDPNASRAFVWGVTVAAGTSQIPEPSTFALLGAGLASLAYVRRRRG, from the coding sequence ATGAGAAGGTCAATCGTTGGGCTAGTATTCTCGTTTCTGGTTGGGGTGCCGAGCTACGCGGTGCCCGTCTACTACCAGTACAATCTTGGGGCTCTTGGTGCGGCGAACGCGGACGCAGGGAATCAATACGATCCGAGCAACCCGGGCGCCTGGACCGGTATTTGGGGTGGGAACCTCTTTTCCAAGGGCAACGTGAACGTGGCCTTCAATTCCGCGTCGAAGACCAGCGATCCTGCTCTGCAGAGTGATTCGCGTCTAGACTCGGTTCCGTTCAGCATCGCCACCTCAGGCAATCAATCCTGGAGTGCCCGCCGGGCGGTGATCGACCAGGGTCTTGCCTCCGACGCCCCCGTTTCCCTTCAACTGGACACCAACGTCAATAACGCGCAAGTCGTATTCCTCATGATGAACACGACTTGGGGGCGGAACTCGCCATCGGTGGAGATCGTCCTGCAGTTCAAAAACGGCCCTGATGTTACGTACACCCTGAGTGGCGGCACGCAGATCAGAGACAGCAACGATTCGCAGGTGAATACGAATCTGCTGCTTTGGCCGAACTCGATCAATACGAACCTGATCTCCAACTCTACAGGCGGGCAGACCGCGTCTGTGAACGATCAGACGTACGACATGTCTTACCAGTCGAAGCCATTCCGCGATTACCGCGACGTGGTTGGGCTCTTCATCGACCCCGCCTACGCGATGGATACCCTGACCGGGATTATCATTCGCGACATCGGACAGAACTCCGGGTCCGGGTACGATCCGAACGCCAGCCGGGCCTTTGTCTGGGGCGTCACGGTAGCCGCGGGTACCTCTCAGATTCCTGAGCCTTCCACCTTCGCCCTCCTGGGTGCGGGTTTGGCTTCACTCGCCTACGTGCGCCGCCGCCGGGGGTAG
- a CDS encoding NHL domain-containing protein gives MRIKRNLLLVAALTALTSVAQTLPNTAYTVQSVYGAGWKGDGGPAVDALLDGPSGMAEDSAGNIYISEQNAGIIRRVKPDGSIERFAGTGILGYGAAGQSALSTNLYSPTVLLLDNDGGLIFYEAQYCRIRKVQTDGTVKDIAGTGRCGTSLQGISGSYRERKALETDIGSIGGMVVDSQGRLVFSESDRNVVRRVDTDGYVRVIVGTGDAGSTGDSHEATSATLNAPAGLAKDPAGNIYIADGFSCRIRRLDTAGDIWPFAGAGRCAVASDTYVGSSSTPLERVSSIAYDSVNRAMYIAMPRAYRVVRMDIDAARIGLYLGNGVLGSAEASQPLSLSLNAPSTVLVSARQGVLVSSQDSYQVYKVQSGVVSRFAGNWARPDLGPNCTSAKFMRPRGLFRVSDGSLLISDSGAGMLLRCSDPDAIAGVAGKSFPAGYTRGDGAAASDAVLDQPNRVLQAADGRIYFSEATRIRVIDPNGVIRTLKSGLSNPSGLAFDSLGRLVYAETGSHRVVQYDLNSNTATVIAGTGVAGWLGDGGAATSARLNSPTDIAYDSKGNLLIADRGNHRIRSLNPDGTIETIAGSGLGLSYADITGLQAKKTGFGSMDGMIIGPDDRIYLSESVRVDVINKDGSVRVITGFLGEDDNGVSSYLDGPLNGADGLIVDASGKLLIAVRREGRIFSATPK, from the coding sequence ATGAGAATCAAGCGGAACCTGCTGTTAGTGGCAGCGCTGACGGCCCTTACGTCCGTAGCGCAGACTTTGCCGAATACGGCATACACGGTCCAATCGGTGTATGGCGCCGGTTGGAAGGGAGACGGCGGACCTGCCGTCGATGCACTGCTTGACGGCCCGTCAGGTATGGCCGAAGATTCGGCCGGCAACATCTACATCTCCGAGCAGAACGCCGGCATTATCCGGCGGGTGAAACCGGACGGGTCCATTGAACGCTTCGCCGGCACTGGCATTCTCGGCTACGGCGCCGCGGGCCAGTCGGCCCTGTCGACGAACCTGTACAGCCCAACCGTGCTGCTGCTCGACAATGATGGCGGGCTGATCTTCTACGAGGCCCAATACTGCAGGATCAGGAAAGTACAGACCGATGGAACGGTCAAGGATATCGCCGGGACTGGACGTTGCGGCACTAGCTTGCAGGGCATTTCCGGCAGCTACCGCGAGCGCAAGGCGCTTGAGACCGACATCGGCTCCATTGGCGGCATGGTGGTCGATAGCCAGGGGCGTCTTGTGTTCAGCGAGTCCGACCGCAATGTCGTGCGCCGTGTGGACACCGATGGCTATGTCCGCGTGATTGTCGGCACGGGGGACGCCGGTTCGACGGGTGATTCCCACGAGGCCACCTCAGCCACTCTGAATGCACCGGCCGGCCTGGCGAAGGACCCCGCGGGCAACATCTACATAGCTGACGGTTTCAGCTGCCGTATCCGCCGTCTCGACACCGCTGGCGACATCTGGCCCTTCGCGGGTGCGGGCCGTTGCGCTGTGGCCTCGGATACCTATGTTGGCAGTTCTTCCACGCCGTTGGAGCGAGTTAGTTCGATCGCCTACGACAGCGTCAACAGGGCGATGTATATCGCCATGCCGCGTGCTTACCGCGTTGTCCGGATGGATATCGACGCCGCGCGCATTGGCCTCTACCTGGGCAACGGCGTGCTCGGCTCGGCCGAAGCTTCGCAGCCACTGAGTCTTTCGCTCAACGCGCCCAGCACTGTCCTCGTTTCGGCGCGGCAGGGCGTGCTGGTTTCCTCCCAGGATTCCTACCAGGTGTACAAGGTCCAGTCGGGTGTGGTTTCGCGCTTTGCCGGCAACTGGGCGCGTCCTGACCTGGGGCCGAACTGCACTTCCGCGAAGTTCATGCGGCCGCGCGGCCTGTTCCGCGTGTCCGACGGGTCGCTTCTGATCTCCGACTCGGGTGCCGGGATGCTGCTGCGCTGCAGCGATCCTGATGCGATTGCGGGTGTGGCCGGCAAGTCCTTTCCGGCGGGCTATACCAGGGGTGACGGCGCCGCGGCGTCGGATGCCGTCCTCGATCAGCCCAACCGGGTCCTGCAGGCGGCGGACGGAAGGATCTACTTCAGCGAAGCGACCCGTATTCGTGTGATCGATCCGAACGGGGTGATTCGCACGCTGAAGTCCGGCTTGAGCAATCCCAGCGGCCTGGCTTTCGATTCCCTGGGCCGGTTGGTATACGCCGAGACAGGCAGCCATCGGGTTGTGCAGTACGACCTCAATTCGAACACCGCGACGGTAATCGCCGGCACCGGGGTTGCGGGCTGGTTGGGGGATGGCGGTGCCGCCACTTCAGCCAGGCTGAATTCTCCAACCGACATTGCCTACGATTCCAAAGGCAACCTGCTGATCGCGGACCGTGGCAACCACCGGATCCGGAGCCTGAATCCGGACGGGACAATCGAGACGATCGCCGGCTCCGGCCTCGGCTTGAGCTACGCCGATATCACCGGGCTGCAGGCGAAGAAGACGGGCTTCGGGTCGATGGATGGGATGATCATCGGGCCGGACGACCGGATCTACCTGTCCGAGTCTGTCCGGGTGGACGTAATCAACAAGGACGGTAGTGTCCGCGTGATTACGGGCTTCCTGGGAGAAGACGACAACGGTGTCAGCTCGTACCTCGATGGCCCCTTGAACGGCGCCGATGGCTTGATCGTCGATGCATCGGGCAAGTTGCTGATTGCCGTGCGACGCGAAGGCCGGATCTTCTCGGCCACACCCAAATAG
- a CDS encoding outer membrane beta-barrel protein gives MKSLKYNSVRGPVLALSLALCLANSAAADETDQQPAKAEPAKPAEGTEKSKAPVKSKSGLQAADGSYVRRFSVGGSISVIGFPVVPAKTKDVTINTGLSVNSKTDTTNKRVGGGVDFQATLTNRFAINVGVMMRRVRFATTDTTYYGVDDTTTTTDERTKMIVERGTRATILDYPVLLRYYTKNHRTAGRRWFYEAGGAFRQITGIHSIGQTTQTDSTVDCCDEQPLKPTNRIIPGYVVGAGLQMIDEFGIRFVPEIRYTRWARRTFDTQSTRMQTNQVEFVLSLTF, from the coding sequence ATGAAGAGCCTCAAATACAATTCTGTTCGCGGGCCTGTGTTGGCCTTGAGCCTGGCGCTCTGTCTGGCCAACTCGGCGGCTGCGGACGAGACCGATCAGCAACCGGCGAAGGCTGAGCCGGCGAAACCTGCGGAAGGGACTGAGAAGTCCAAGGCGCCGGTGAAATCCAAGTCCGGGCTGCAGGCCGCTGACGGCTCCTATGTGAGACGGTTCTCGGTGGGTGGCTCGATTAGTGTTATCGGATTCCCGGTTGTGCCGGCCAAGACGAAGGATGTCACCATCAACACCGGGTTGAGCGTCAACTCAAAGACCGACACAACCAACAAACGAGTGGGCGGTGGTGTGGACTTCCAGGCCACGCTGACCAATCGCTTCGCGATCAATGTGGGCGTCATGATGCGGCGCGTGCGGTTTGCCACGACGGACACAACCTACTACGGTGTGGACGACACCACGACTACAACCGACGAGCGGACCAAGATGATCGTGGAGCGGGGCACCAGGGCAACCATCCTCGATTACCCGGTTCTGCTCCGCTATTACACGAAGAATCACCGTACGGCGGGGCGCCGCTGGTTCTATGAAGCCGGCGGAGCGTTCCGTCAGATTACCGGAATTCACTCCATCGGGCAGACCACCCAGACCGATAGCACCGTGGATTGCTGCGACGAACAGCCCCTGAAACCGACCAACCGGATCATCCCCGGATACGTGGTGGGTGCCGGATTACAAATGATCGATGAGTTCGGAATTCGGTTTGTACCGGAGATTCGATACACGCGCTGGGCGCGCCGGACTTTCGACACTCAATCGACACGGATGCAGACGAACCAGGTGGAGTTCGTACTGTCGCTCACATTTTGA
- a CDS encoding TonB-dependent receptor, whose product MRFRCIAPTAAVCALVLVSSAVQAQSSAALSGQIVDPSKANIVGAKVTLTDLQHGSQRTTTSNDSGIYIFEPVEPGQYSLQIQAKGFAELTLNLIELKVRDRKSLKSELVLESTRSSVTVEGETLGISSDVSVGVAVEENYLRHLPVNGRTVNALTQMAPGIVSGVGPGGELNSNGLRSNTNYYILDGVSYSGGAGLLGGPGGGGGPMMGPALAMGAGGATGLNSPSLDSLEEVRIQTSTFAPEFGRTPGAQISMTSRGGTNALHGSAYDYFRNDKFNANDWFANAAGLDRGAMHQNQFGGTLGGALVKNKTFLFGSADLALRDVPQTVVANVPSLLARNAAPAVLRPYLRAFPLANGPDLDNGAARFTAVTTNPQNRKSYAGRLDHTISPGNVVFARYSFTPSNSDQRGSEFQSPSVMTSQDSKSHSVTGAWIKSVSARTVNDLRINYTSNTLSSSGVMDTFGGAIPLRSAVVFPSGVDTTNGSFNLSVLGLSSYTFGARGGNDQKQLNVVDGLSITAGSHSYKVGFDYRRSSVTNHNVPYNVNATFNGLGPDEGSLLSGTATNVSVSSNVAAVYPQTVNYSAYIQDTWHVSAATTITYGVRWDVNPAPSVSQGERPFAISSFLSNRVTQGEPLYNTRWADFSPRVGFARQIRSTPGKEWMLRGGFGVFHDIGYGTSLGAFSGAPYSNVRTLTLAAFPLFASDLVVPGLPATKPFGRLGAADRSLQSPSIWQWNLTVERSYGPGQVLSVGYAGTRGQKLMRTESQPSFSGDYDLLTLATNGAESSYHALQVQYRRRYVKNLQTQVSYTWSHSIDTASNDLGMGGFATLYDSERGNSDYDVRHNLNVSGSYLLPSPKDSFLSTAFRNWYTDFMFAARAGTSFDIVGVSSTSSAGIGGGGQGLFAQVRPDYNGKIVWLVDDTVPGGQRLNKGAFDSASGYAQGNLGRNALRGLGLTQLDLSIRRRVDIGEHGALHLSVAAMNLLNHPSFANPSRNEGANMTSVNFGISTRTQAGGGFGSLYQSGGPRSLEFVLRYQF is encoded by the coding sequence ATGCGCTTCAGGTGTATCGCGCCTACGGCGGCAGTGTGTGCGTTGGTGCTGGTGAGTTCAGCCGTTCAGGCGCAGTCGAGCGCGGCGCTGTCCGGGCAAATCGTTGATCCGAGCAAGGCGAACATCGTTGGCGCAAAGGTGACTCTAACGGACTTGCAGCACGGGTCGCAGCGGACGACCACTTCGAACGATTCGGGCATCTACATTTTCGAGCCGGTCGAGCCTGGCCAGTATTCGCTTCAGATTCAGGCCAAGGGGTTTGCGGAGCTCACTCTGAACCTGATTGAACTGAAGGTTCGAGACCGGAAGTCGCTCAAGTCTGAGCTGGTGCTGGAGTCGACGCGGAGTTCCGTGACGGTGGAAGGCGAGACCCTCGGCATTTCGTCCGATGTTTCGGTCGGCGTCGCGGTCGAGGAAAACTACCTGCGCCACCTGCCGGTGAACGGCCGTACGGTGAATGCGTTGACGCAGATGGCGCCCGGGATTGTGAGCGGCGTCGGGCCGGGCGGGGAATTGAATTCGAATGGACTCCGGTCCAACACCAACTACTACATTCTGGACGGCGTCAGCTATAGCGGCGGCGCAGGCTTGCTGGGCGGACCGGGGGGCGGCGGCGGCCCCATGATGGGACCAGCCCTGGCTATGGGGGCCGGCGGTGCGACCGGGCTGAACAGCCCGAGTCTGGACAGCCTGGAGGAAGTGCGGATTCAGACTTCCACTTTCGCCCCGGAGTTTGGACGCACGCCGGGCGCGCAGATCTCGATGACGAGCCGCGGCGGCACGAATGCCCTGCACGGCTCGGCGTATGACTATTTCCGGAACGACAAGTTCAACGCCAACGACTGGTTCGCCAATGCGGCCGGGCTGGACCGGGGCGCAATGCATCAGAACCAGTTCGGTGGCACATTGGGCGGGGCGCTCGTCAAGAACAAGACCTTCCTGTTTGGTTCAGCGGATCTGGCATTGCGCGATGTGCCGCAAACCGTGGTGGCCAACGTTCCGTCACTGCTGGCACGCAACGCGGCGCCTGCCGTGTTGCGTCCGTACCTGCGGGCGTTCCCCCTGGCCAACGGTCCGGATCTGGACAACGGCGCGGCGCGTTTCACAGCGGTCACAACGAATCCACAGAACCGAAAGTCGTATGCCGGCCGGCTTGACCACACGATCAGCCCCGGCAATGTGGTGTTTGCGCGCTACAGCTTTACGCCTTCGAACAGCGACCAGCGTGGTTCCGAATTCCAGTCGCCCAGCGTCATGACATCACAGGATTCCAAGTCGCACAGCGTGACCGGCGCCTGGATCAAGTCTGTGAGTGCCCGCACCGTGAATGATCTGCGGATCAACTACACGTCGAATACGCTGTCGTCTTCGGGTGTGATGGATACCTTTGGCGGCGCGATTCCTCTCCGGTCCGCGGTGGTCTTCCCCTCGGGCGTGGACACGACCAACGGCTCATTCAACCTCAGCGTGCTGGGACTGTCCAGCTACACGTTCGGGGCTCGCGGCGGCAACGACCAGAAGCAGTTGAACGTCGTGGACGGGCTCAGCATCACCGCTGGTTCCCACTCTTACAAAGTGGGCTTTGACTACCGGCGCTCGAGCGTCACGAACCATAACGTTCCTTATAACGTGAATGCAACCTTCAACGGCCTTGGCCCGGATGAGGGCTCGTTGCTCTCCGGCACCGCGACGAATGTCTCTGTGAGTTCGAATGTGGCGGCGGTTTACCCACAGACGGTGAACTACTCCGCCTACATCCAGGACACCTGGCATGTCAGCGCGGCGACGACGATCACCTACGGTGTGCGCTGGGACGTGAATCCCGCCCCGTCGGTCTCGCAAGGCGAACGGCCTTTCGCGATCTCCTCGTTCCTCTCCAACCGCGTGACGCAAGGTGAACCTTTGTATAACACCCGTTGGGCCGACTTCTCACCCCGTGTGGGCTTCGCCCGGCAGATTCGCTCGACCCCGGGCAAGGAGTGGATGTTGCGAGGCGGGTTCGGTGTCTTCCACGACATCGGATATGGAACCAGCCTGGGTGCGTTCTCGGGCGCGCCGTACTCCAACGTCCGCACTCTGACCCTTGCGGCGTTCCCGCTCTTTGCGAGTGACCTGGTGGTGCCGGGCCTGCCGGCGACCAAGCCTTTCGGCCGGTTGGGCGCGGCGGACAGGTCCCTGCAGTCTCCTTCCATCTGGCAATGGAACCTGACGGTGGAGCGGTCGTACGGACCGGGCCAGGTGCTCAGCGTAGGCTACGCGGGTACGCGCGGCCAGAAGTTGATGCGTACAGAGAGCCAGCCGTCATTCTCAGGCGACTATGACCTGCTGACCCTGGCGACTAACGGCGCGGAATCTTCCTACCACGCGTTGCAGGTGCAGTACCGCCGCCGGTATGTGAAGAACCTGCAAACCCAGGTGAGCTACACATGGTCGCACTCGATCGACACGGCCTCGAACGATCTGGGCATGGGCGGTTTCGCCACGCTGTACGACAGCGAGCGCGGCAACTCCGACTACGACGTCAGGCATAACCTGAACGTGAGCGGGTCCTACCTGCTGCCGTCGCCCAAGGATTCGTTCCTGAGCACGGCATTTAGAAACTGGTACACCGACTTCATGTTCGCGGCGCGGGCGGGCACCTCATTCGACATCGTGGGTGTCAGTTCCACCTCCAGCGCGGGCATTGGCGGAGGGGGCCAGGGACTCTTCGCCCAGGTGAGGCCGGACTATAACGGCAAAATCGTTTGGCTCGTGGATGACACCGTGCCAGGCGGACAGCGCCTCAACAAGGGAGCCTTCGACAGTGCCTCTGGCTATGCGCAGGGCAATCTTGGACGCAACGCCTTGCGCGGGCTCGGCCTGACGCAGTTGGATCTTTCGATCAGGCGGCGTGTGGACATCGGGGAGCACGGCGCGCTGCACCTCTCCGTGGCGGCCATGAACCTTCTGAACCATCCGAGCTTCGCGAATCCCTCACGGAATGAAGGGGCGAACATGACCAGCGTCAACTTCGGTATTTCGACGCGGACGCAGGCCGGCGGCGGGTTTGGTTCTCTCTATCAGAGCGGCGGTCCGCGGTCGCTCGAGTTTGTGCTGCGGTACCAGTTTTAG